A window of Bos mutus isolate GX-2022 chromosome 3, NWIPB_WYAK_1.1, whole genome shotgun sequence genomic DNA:
AGCAATGTTCCCTTCTTGTAGGAGCCTAGCCCAGCAGCTGGTGGACCCAGCCCGGCCAGGGGACTTTAACCAAGCAGCCATGGAGTTGGGGGCCATAGTGTGCACCCCGAAGCGCCCACTCTGCAGCCACTGCCCTGTGCAGAACCTGTGCCGGGCACGCCAGAGGGTGAGCCACCCAAGGAAGGGAGGCAGTCAGGGGTCCTAGGGAGTGACCCCTGCCCCATGGCATCCTGCCCTGTCTGTGCCTCTCAGGTGGAGCGGGAGCAGCTTTCAGCCTCACAGAGCCTGCCAGGCAATTGTGACGTGGAGGAGTGTGGTGAGTGGCAGCCCCAGCCCTTCCCTGTGCTGTCAGGGAGCTGCCTGTGGCAGCCTCATTCCCTTTCATCCTACAACCGAGTCAGATTCTACAGAGCTGGGCAAAGACCTGCTCTTTGGGCTTGGTACCCAAGCCCACTTGGCCTGAGTGAGGCTCTTGGATCTCTCTTCCCAGCTCCCAACACTGGACAGTGCCCGCTGTGTGCGCCTCCCACAGAGCCCTGGGACCAGACCCTGGGAGTGACCAACTTTCCCAGAAAGGCCAGCCGCAAGCCCCCCAGGGAGGAGTGCTCTGCCATCTGTGTTCTGGAGCAGCCCAAGGCCCTTGGGGGTGCCCACATTCTGCTGGTGCAGAGGCCCAACTCAGGTACCTGGTCCCTGGCAGTGCAGCGAGGTGGCATGAGCAAcagggaagaaatggaggcaGCAGCAGCTAAGGCCCCACCCACAGCTGGCTGCCCTCCCTCTCAGGTCTGCTGGCAGGACTGTGGGAGTTCCCGTCAGTGAGTGTGAATGCGGAAGCCTCAGGGCAGCATCAGCGGGCGGCCCTGCTGCAGGAACTGCAGAGTTGGGTGGGGCCCCTCCCGGACACACGCCTTCAGCACCTGGGGCAGGTGAGTGAGGAGAGGAGTGACCAGGAATGATGGCTTCTGTGGCCCCATCTCCGGGTCTGTTTCAGCCTCTTGGCACCCCCTAGGTGGTCCACACCTTCTCTCACATCAAGATGACATACCAAGTATACAGTCTGGCCCTGGAAGAACACACCCCAGTGACCATTGTACCACCCGCCGCTCGCTGGCTGACCCGGGAGGACTTTCACACTGCAGCCGTCTCCACCGCCATGAAAAAGGCACTACCTTTGTTGTCTTCGTTGTGTTTTTTCGTGTTCCCTGCGTGTTCCAAGTAAACCTATTACtatgtaaacaaatgaaaaacatatcTTAAACAAAAGTGCTGGGGCATGAAGTTAAGGGTAGAATACAGAGGTTTGTCTCTTTGCGGGAAAGATGCCAGCCCTGCACTTCCCTCTTCTCGTCTAGGTGTTCCGCATGTATGAGGGCCAACAGCCTGGCACCTGCAAGGTGAGTCTCTTGGCCCTCACCCAGCCATCTCTCCCCAGGGCCAAATCTACAGGTTTTCAGTGAGTTAAGTGATGCATGTTTGGGTGAACAGTCTCCATGACAGAGTTCACTGGGGCGAGAGGAATAGTTCTTGACCTGAAGACCTTACAGGTAGAGAGGGGACAGGAGCAAATGATGGAGACAGTAGTGTCACAGTGTGTGAAATGTACTCAGTTTTGTGGGATATGAAGTGGGGAGCTATCGTATCTATCTGGAAGAATCAGGAATGGATGCTTGGAAGAAGCAGCTGGTAATCTAGGTCCTAGAACTAAATTATTTTCTCCAGGTTTGGAAGGAGAATCAGCAGTAAAGATGTTCTTTCCTGGCCCAAGAGTAGTGTGAGCCAAGGTGAAATACCATACAGCCTGTGAGCTGTTGGATTAGTTGGAGTTAGCAGGACTGGCCCAGGCCAGTTAAGGCCGTGAACACTAGGCCCTGAAGGATTTTAGGCGGAGAGAGGAGTCAGATTTGCCTGTTAGGAAGACTACCTCAGGCTGCCTTTTAAAGAATTGATTGATTGAAGAGTTAGATACTGGAAACAGGATGGAAGCTTTACAGTATTAAGGCTAGAATCTGAGCTAGATCAGTGGTACGGGGAGGGCGAGGTGGAAGGAGAAGACTCTACTGTCACCTTGGTGTTTCCTTCCTTTGTCTTCTGCACAGGGTTCCAAGAGATCCCAGGTGGCCACCCTGTCCAAACGGAAAAAGCCCAGTCCAGGCCAGCAAGTCCTGGAGAGTTTCTTTTGGCCCCACGTCCCCACTGATGCACCCAGCCTCAACACTGCAGCCCAGTGATGCCTTTGGAATCCTCCACCCCGCTGAGAATCCTGTttaataaaatgcttatttttgtaGTCATTCTGGAggcttcccaccctctcctgagCCCCTTCACTCCTCACCTCTGAGGGACCCAGAAAGTGGTAGAGCTCTGTTTGGTGCTGACTTCTGCTGAGCTCCTAGCCAGCCCTGGGCAGATGGAGGAGGGGGTGTTCTGTCCTGAGTGATCTGTCCTCCTCCAACCCCAGAAAGGGAGAAGGCAGCTGCAGAGAGCCCCTGCCAGTGGCTTACATCCAGCACTCTCCGGCCAGGTCTCTGATTGGAGCTGCGTTATCACCCTAGAGCAGGTGGTTGGGCTTAGCCCTGACTCAGCCCCTCCTTCCTGCAGTGCCTTCTCCCTAGGGAACAGGGAAGTACAGAGGAGAATTTATTTTGCCTTAGACTCCTGTGCTCAgtgactctttggcaaccccatggactgtagcccaccaggctcctctatccatggaattttctaggcaaaaatgctggaatgggttgccatttagatCATTTGTTTAGGAATACGTTATATATGGAGTGAAACAATGCAGAAAATCAAATTGGAGGTGTGGTGGAGAGAAATGAGGTCAGAAAGACATAAAGAGGATTCAGAAATACTGGTTATGTTCTATTTCCTAATCATATAATTTTGCTATTCTTTACACTTTGCATATATATTAGATACAGACAATATGAGAAATgtttcacagttaaaaaaaaatcccacctcTCTGGACCCCTGTGAGAGTTTCAACTTCTGGCAGGTACTGATGAGATGGAAGCCCCTAAAGACAAAAGCTGTTACTCCAGGCCTCCGTGAATGTCCCTCAGTTCCAGCAGGCCCTATGCCGAACTTTCCAATGCTCCGGGACAGCCGGCTGCATCCAGCTTGGGCCCTTTGCAGGCTTCTTGGACCCTGGCAGCTTGCTCCTGCACAGACTGCCACAGGGCCCGAATGTTGCCTTGGCCAAAGCCAGTGGCCCCCTGTCTCTGGATCAGCTCCAGGAAGAAAGTGTCCTCCGCAAACAGGGACTTGGTAAAGACCTGAAGCAGAAACTTGCCTCTGTCACCATCTAGCAATACCCCTTGTCGGGCCAGCAGGTTAGGCTCCTGCCCTGCAGCCAGGATCTGCTCCTCCTTGCCTGGCTGCTGGTAGTAGGCCTTAGGAGGAGTCAGAAGctgacccccagcccctgccacccCTTCAGTGGCTTCCTTGATACTGGGTGTGTACAGccccacatgctgcaatccaGGTCCCCTGTTCCGGGCCAGAAACTGCTCCACCTGGTCCTGTCCGCTGGTGGCCCTTGGCAGGGACTCTGCCAGCACAAGGGTGGGGACAGCGCTGCCGACAGGGCCCTGCAGGGCGGTGAGCCTCAGCCCGCCAAGCCCAGACCCTGCTgccacctccagccccagctctggATCCTCACCTGGGCTCAGTGGCAGGTGGTGAAAGCCTAGACAGTCGTGGAACCAGTGCAGCAGTTTTGGGGAGCTGCTGGGGTTGCAGGCCAAGGTCAGGTGATCGACGTGGCTGAACCAGCCCGGGCCGGGTGTGGAGGGCACAGGGCTAAAGCCAGGCAGGAAGGGCCCACCGAAACCAGTGCGCTCCAGCAGAGTCAGGCTGAGGTTGCCTGCCGGCGAGCTTACCACGGCATAGGTGGCAGCGCCCTGCTCATCTCGCACGCTGACAGGGGGCACCGGCACGCTGCAGCCCAGCGCTGCCAGCCCCCGGGCGGCAGCGCCCGCGTCGGCCACGTCGAAGCACAGGTTTGTGGCGCTGGGTATCCCATGATGCGGGTCCAGGCCATACAGTGGCTCTCCGGGCCCCGCGCCCTCATTCACCAAAAAGACAGCGTCGCCGCTGCGCAGAGCCAGTTGCCTCCAGCCGTCTGCTTCCCGTACTGCCAAAGGCTGAAAGCCAAAGAGGCGCTGCAGATCCCGGGCGAGGGGTAGCCCCGCCGGCACGTGGAAGGCGATATGACACAGACGGCGGACGGGCGCGGCCATAGCGGTCTGTATGGCGACCCTGGCCTGTCCTTCCCCTGGGGACACTCACTTGTCATTCAGGACTCCGAGACTCTCAGTCTTGTCGTCGGAAGCCGGTGGAGTCCAATTTTGCCGGCAAAACACCTTCCTCGATCTTTTTCTGGCAGAAGCCACAGACGGACCCCCTTGGGGGCTTGCAGTTCCTGCTGCCGAGCTACCACAAACTGGAGCTGCCTGGGGACCACCAAGTCTGAGCTGCGGCTTTTGAGAACCACGTGGAGGCACGGCAGGAAAGGGGCGGGAGAGGGGGCGGAGCCAGTGCCTGCCATTCTCCACCTTCTGCTCAGCCTGTGTCGCAGACGGTACCCCGGGGACAAAGGACTGCCCCCCTCCCATGGCCTCTGGCTGGGCCTTACCCTTGAGCACTGACCTTCCCATGGCTTCTGTCTGGGCCACACACCCTTGGGCACTGATTCTCCCCCCAACTCTCGAGATCACAATAGCTGCCTTCACTAGATTCCAGGCATTGGGCTCCCATTCATGCCCAACCTCAGAGCAAAGGGAATCAGCTCTAGTTGGGGGAAAAGCCCGGATTTTCTCCCTATAAGCACGGAATTTTTTAGCAATTTTCCTGCTTTAGCTTAAAATATTTGGAGAATTTTGCTTTTAAGTCCTAATGttcctaaaacttaaaaaaaaaaatgctttaagttACAGATTTTCACTCTTTCTCCAAAATAGTGTAGAGAAATTTATGTTATAGGAAGATAAACCATTTATATAGCTCCTACATGCATCTATCTTTTGGGAAATCTCTCAGTTGCACCTCTTTATTCAACCCCACTTCTCCCTTAATATGGTTTACCCTCCTTATCCTAAACAAgatttacagggaaaaaaaaacacacaaaaaaacagtgGCTCAGGATCTGAAAGGAACAGCTGCATGGGTGTCCTTTCTCACCCTCCTGACTCtattaaaagaaaagtgaaagtcactcagttgtgtccaactctttgagatcccagggaatagtccatagaattctccaggccagaatattggagtgggtagctgttcccttctccaggggatcttcccaacccagggatcgaacccaggtctcccaaattgcaggtggattctttactagctgaaccaccaggaaagccttagGATTGAACAAGCCCTCCCTGCTCTTTGCAGTTTCTTGATTGGGTACTGGGCCAGAGAAGCTTAGTGGGGGCACTTCTGGTCTTGTCATTCAGAACAGTgtgagatccctgggttgaggaaaTTAGGAGTCTTTTGGAACTTCACCGGTAACTCTTGAAGGGATTGGAAGGGCATTCCAAGAAGGGCAA
This region includes:
- the MUTYH gene encoding adenine DNA glycosylase isoform X1: MGVTANVLMAYKVYTNAGPTKATCRSSALLVISQYHSPPGVSKPLIMKKSRAAVGNRSGRRKQASSQEGKEKCAFGSSQAKPSAPSAGPARQQKALLQASVSSYHLFRDVAEVTALQESLLDWYDRKKRDLPWRRLVEGEVDLDRRAYAVWVAEVMLQQTQVATVINYYTRWMQKWPTLQDLASASLEEVNQLWAGLGYYSRGRWLQEGARKVVEELGGHMPRTAETLQQFLPGVGRYTAGAIASIAFGQAAGVVDGNVIRVLCRVRAIGADSSSTLVSQHLWSLAQQLVDPARPGDFNQAAMELGAIVCTPKRPLCSHCPVQNLCRARQRVEREQLSASQSLPGNCDVEECAPNTGQCPLCAPPTEPWDQTLGVTNFPRKASRKPPREECSAICVLEQPKALGGAHILLVQRPNSGLLAGLWEFPSVSVNAEASGQHQRAALLQELQSWVGPLPDTRLQHLGQVVHTFSHIKMTYQVYSLALEEHTPVTIVPPAARWLTREDFHTAAVSTAMKKVFRMYEGQQPGTCKGSKRSQVATLSKRKKPSPGQQVLESFFWPHVPTDAPSLNTAAQ
- the MUTYH gene encoding adenine DNA glycosylase isoform X2, which gives rise to MGVTANVLMAYKVYTNAGPTKATCRSSALLVISQYHSPPGVSKPLIMKKSRAAVGNRSGRRKQASSQEGKEKCAFGSSQAKPSAPSGPARQQKALLQASVSSYHLFRDVAEVTALQESLLDWYDRKKRDLPWRRLVEGEVDLDRRAYAVWVAEVMLQQTQVATVINYYTRWMQKWPTLQDLASASLEEVNQLWAGLGYYSRGRWLQEGARKVVEELGGHMPRTAETLQQFLPGVGRYTAGAIASIAFGQAAGVVDGNVIRVLCRVRAIGADSSSTLVSQHLWSLAQQLVDPARPGDFNQAAMELGAIVCTPKRPLCSHCPVQNLCRARQRVEREQLSASQSLPGNCDVEECAPNTGQCPLCAPPTEPWDQTLGVTNFPRKASRKPPREECSAICVLEQPKALGGAHILLVQRPNSGLLAGLWEFPSVSVNAEASGQHQRAALLQELQSWVGPLPDTRLQHLGQVVHTFSHIKMTYQVYSLALEEHTPVTIVPPAARWLTREDFHTAAVSTAMKKVFRMYEGQQPGTCKGSKRSQVATLSKRKKPSPGQQVLESFFWPHVPTDAPSLNTAAQ
- the MUTYH gene encoding adenine DNA glycosylase isoform X3; this encodes MKKSRAAVGNRSGRRKQASSQEGKEKCAFGSSQAKPSAPSGPARQQKALLQASVSSYHLFRDVAEVTALQESLLDWYDRKKRDLPWRRLVEGEVDLDRRAYAVWVAEVMLQQTQVATVINYYTRWMQKWPTLQDLASASLEEVNQLWAGLGYYSRGRWLQEGARKVVEELGGHMPRTAETLQQFLPGVGRYTAGAIASIAFGQAAGVVDGNVIRVLCRVRAIGADSSSTLVSQHLWSLAQQLVDPARPGDFNQAAMELGAIVCTPKRPLCSHCPVQNLCRARQRVEREQLSASQSLPGNCDVEECAPNTGQCPLCAPPTEPWDQTLGVTNFPRKASRKPPREECSAICVLEQPKALGGAHILLVQRPNSGLLAGLWEFPSVSVNAEASGQHQRAALLQELQSWVGPLPDTRLQHLGQVVHTFSHIKMTYQVYSLALEEHTPVTIVPPAARWLTREDFHTAAVSTAMKKVFRMYEGQQPGTCKGSKRSQVATLSKRKKPSPGQQVLESFFWPHVPTDAPSLNTAAQ
- the MUTYH gene encoding adenine DNA glycosylase isoform X4 is translated as MKKSRAAVGNRSGRRKQASSQEGKEKCAFGSSQAKPSAPSAGPARQQKALLQASVSSYHLFRDVAEVTALQESLLDWYDRKKRDLPWRRLVEGEVDLDRRAYAVWVAEVMLQQTQVATVINYYTRWMQKWPTLQDLASASLEEVNQLWAGLGYYSRGRWLQEGARKVVEELGGHMPRTAETLQQFLPGVGRYTAGAIASIAFGQAAGVVDGNVIRVLCRVRAIGADSSSTLVSQHLWSLAQQLVDPARPGDFNQAAMELGAIVCTPKRPLCSHCPVQNLCRARQRVEREQLSASQSLPGNCDVEECAPNTGQCPLCAPPTEPWDQTLGVTNFPRKASRKPPREECSAICVLEQPKALGGAHILLVQRPNSGLLAGLWEFPSVSVNAEASGQHQRAALLQELQSWVGPLPDTRLQHLGQVVHTFSHIKMTYQVYSLALEEHTPVTIVPPAARWLTREDFHTAAVSTAMKKVFRMYEGQQPGTCKGSKRSQVATLSKRKKPSPGQQVLESFFWPHVPTDAPSLNTAAQ
- the HPDL gene encoding 4-hydroxyphenylpyruvate dioxygenase-like protein, translating into MAAPVRRLCHIAFHVPAGLPLARDLQRLFGFQPLAVREADGWRQLALRSGDAVFLVNEGAGPGEPLYGLDPHHGIPSATNLCFDVADAGAAARGLAALGCSVPVPPVSVRDEQGAATYAVVSSPAGNLSLTLLERTGFGGPFLPGFSPVPSTPGPGWFSHVDHLTLACNPSSSPKLLHWFHDCLGFHHLPLSPGEDPELGLEVAAGSGLGGLRLTALQGPVGSAVPTLVLAESLPRATSGQDQVEQFLARNRGPGLQHVGLYTPSIKEATEGVAGAGGQLLTPPKAYYQQPGKEEQILAAGQEPNLLARQGVLLDGDRGKFLLQVFTKSLFAEDTFFLELIQRQGATGFGQGNIRALWQSVQEQAARVQEACKGPKLDAAGCPGALESSA